The proteins below come from a single Mycobacterium parmense genomic window:
- the arcA gene encoding arginine deiminase, with translation MSVVGLGTTSEVGALRIAILHRPGAELSRLSPRNIDQLLFDGLPWVARAQEEHDRFAELLRSRGVEVLLLSDLLTEALHHSGAARMQGVAAAVDARRLGTPLAQELSAYLRGLEPGRLAQVLMAGMTFNELPSDTRTDVSLVRRMHHGADFVIEPLPNLVFTRDSSIWIGPRVVIPTLALRARAREASLTDLIYAHHPRFTGVRRAYESRTAPVEGGDVLLLAPGVLAVGVGERTTPAGAEALARSLFDDGLAETVLAVPIEQRRAQMHLDTVCTMVDTDAVVMYANVVDALSAFTIRRAPDGGVTISDESPFREAAAAAMGIEKLRVIDTGLDPVVAEREQWDDGNNTLALAPGVVVAYERNVQTNTRLQEAGIEVLTIAGSELGTGRGGPRCLSCPVARD, from the coding sequence ATGAGTGTGGTCGGGTTGGGCACCACGTCCGAAGTGGGTGCGTTGCGGATCGCCATTCTGCACCGGCCGGGCGCCGAGCTGAGCCGGCTCAGTCCGCGCAACATCGACCAGCTGCTCTTCGACGGGTTGCCCTGGGTTGCGCGCGCGCAGGAGGAACACGACCGGTTCGCCGAGCTGCTGCGGTCGCGCGGTGTGGAAGTCCTGTTGCTCTCGGACCTCCTCACCGAGGCGCTCCACCACAGCGGCGCCGCGCGGATGCAGGGCGTGGCGGCCGCGGTCGACGCCCGTCGGCTCGGAACGCCTCTGGCGCAAGAGCTTTCGGCCTACCTGCGCGGCCTGGAGCCCGGTCGGCTGGCGCAGGTCCTCATGGCCGGGATGACGTTCAACGAGCTGCCGTCGGACACCAGGACCGATGTGTCACTGGTGCGGCGCATGCATCACGGCGCTGACTTCGTCATCGAACCTCTGCCCAACCTGGTGTTCACCCGCGACTCGTCGATCTGGATCGGGCCGCGGGTGGTCATCCCCACGTTGGCGCTGCGGGCCCGGGCCCGCGAGGCCTCGCTGACGGATCTGATCTACGCCCATCACCCGCGGTTCACCGGAGTCCGTCGCGCCTACGAATCGCGCACCGCTCCCGTCGAGGGCGGCGACGTGCTGCTGCTCGCGCCCGGCGTGCTCGCGGTCGGGGTCGGTGAACGGACCACGCCGGCCGGGGCGGAAGCGTTGGCGCGCAGCCTCTTCGACGACGGGCTCGCCGAGACGGTGCTCGCGGTTCCCATCGAGCAGCGTCGAGCGCAGATGCACCTGGACACCGTGTGCACGATGGTGGACACCGACGCGGTGGTGATGTACGCCAACGTCGTCGACGCGCTGTCCGCTTTCACCATCCGGCGCGCGCCGGACGGCGGCGTCACCATCAGCGACGAGTCGCCCTTTCGGGAAGCGGCGGCCGCGGCGATGGGGATCGAGAAGCTGCGGGTCATCGACACCGGTCTGGATCCCGTGGTCGCCGAGCGCGAGCAGTGGGACGACGGGAACAACACGCTGGCGCTGGCGCCCGGTGTCGTGGTCGCCTACGAGCGCAACGTGCAGACCAACACCCGCCTGCAGGAGGCGGGCATCGAGGTGCTCACCATCGCCGGGTCCGAATTGGGCACCGGCCGTGGCGGTCCGCGCTGCCTGTCCTGTCCGGTTGCGCGGGACTGA
- a CDS encoding dolichyl-phosphate-mannose--protein mannosyltransferase has translation MTAPPRETPVDSLNSAERVRPVVSPGPVVPVADFGPADQIRGWVVSGVIALLATVTRFLNLGSPTDAGTPIFDEKHYAPQAWQVLHNHGVEDNPGFGLVVHPPVGKQLIALGEALFGYNGVGWRFTGALLGVVTVVLVMRIVRRISRSTLVGAIAGLLVICDGVSFVAERTALLDGILTFFVVAAFGALIVDRDQVRLRMHVALLAGRNAETVWGPRLGVRWWRFGAGVLLGLACGTKWSGLYFVVFFGAMSLAFDVAARRQYQVTRPWMGVARRDLVPTAYALGFIPLAVYLASYAPWFASETAIDRHEVGQSIGPHGVIPLPDAVRSLWHYTAKAFEFHAGLTNSAGNHHPWESKPWTWPMSLRPVLYAIDQQNVSGCGASSCVKAEMLVGTPAMWWLAVPVLLYATWRMLVRRDWRYAAVWVGYCAGWLPWFADIDRQMYFFYAATMAPFLVMAIALICGDILYAPTRRAVRGLGADPERRTLGLIAVSAYVALVVTNFAWLFPVLTGLPISQQTWNMEIWLPSWR, from the coding sequence ATGACCGCCCCGCCCCGCGAAACCCCCGTCGACTCGCTGAACAGCGCGGAGCGCGTCAGGCCCGTCGTGAGCCCCGGCCCGGTGGTCCCGGTCGCGGACTTCGGGCCCGCCGATCAGATCCGCGGCTGGGTGGTCAGCGGTGTGATCGCGCTGCTGGCGACGGTGACCCGTTTCCTCAACCTGGGCTCGCCGACCGACGCCGGCACACCGATCTTCGACGAGAAGCACTACGCGCCCCAGGCCTGGCAGGTCCTGCACAACCACGGCGTCGAGGACAACCCGGGGTTCGGCCTGGTCGTCCACCCGCCGGTGGGCAAGCAACTGATCGCGCTCGGGGAAGCCCTGTTCGGCTACAACGGGGTGGGGTGGCGATTCACCGGCGCGCTGCTCGGTGTGGTGACGGTGGTGCTGGTGATGCGGATCGTCCGCCGCATCAGCCGCTCGACGCTGGTCGGCGCGATCGCCGGCCTGCTGGTCATCTGCGACGGGGTCAGCTTCGTCGCGGAGCGGACCGCGTTGCTGGACGGCATACTCACCTTCTTCGTCGTCGCCGCGTTCGGCGCGCTCATCGTCGACCGGGATCAGGTCCGCCTGCGTATGCACGTCGCGCTGCTGGCGGGGCGCAACGCCGAAACCGTCTGGGGCCCGCGCCTGGGCGTGCGGTGGTGGCGGTTCGGCGCCGGCGTGCTGCTCGGGTTGGCTTGCGGCACAAAGTGGTCGGGCCTCTACTTCGTGGTGTTCTTCGGCGCGATGTCGTTGGCGTTCGACGTCGCCGCCCGGCGCCAGTACCAGGTGACCCGGCCGTGGATGGGAGTGGCGCGCCGCGACCTGGTACCCACCGCGTATGCGCTGGGGTTCATTCCGCTCGCGGTCTATCTGGCCAGCTACGCGCCGTGGTTTGCCTCCGAGACCGCGATCGACCGGCACGAGGTCGGCCAGTCGATCGGACCGCACGGCGTGATTCCGCTGCCCGACGCCGTTCGCTCGCTGTGGCACTACACCGCCAAGGCGTTCGAATTCCATGCGGGACTGACGAATTCGGCCGGAAACCACCACCCGTGGGAATCCAAACCGTGGACCTGGCCCATGTCGTTGCGGCCGGTCCTCTACGCCATCGACCAGCAGAACGTGTCCGGATGCGGCGCTTCGTCCTGCGTCAAGGCGGAGATGCTGGTCGGCACTCCCGCCATGTGGTGGCTGGCGGTGCCGGTGCTGCTGTACGCGACGTGGCGGATGCTGGTGCGCCGTGACTGGCGCTACGCGGCGGTCTGGGTGGGCTACTGCGCGGGGTGGCTGCCCTGGTTCGCCGACATCGACAGGCAGATGTACTTCTTCTATGCGGCGACCATGGCGCCGTTCCTGGTGATGGCGATCGCCCTGATCTGTGGTGACATCCTCTACGCCCCCACGCGCCGCGCCGTCCGCGGGCTCGGCGCCGACCCGGAGCGGCGCACGCTCGGGCTGATCGCCGTCAGCGCCTATGTCGCCCTGGTGGTGACGAACTTCGCCTGGCTGTTCCCGGTGCTCACCGGTCTGCCGATCTCGCAACAGACGTGGAACATGGAGATCTGGCTGCCCAGCTGGCGCTAG
- the rsmI gene encoding 16S rRNA (cytidine(1402)-2'-O)-methyltransferase, producing MTSGRLLLGATPLGQPSDASPRLVDALGRADVVAAEDTRRVRTLAKALDVRIAGRVVSLFDQVEAARVEPLIADVEAGATVLVVSDAGMPLISDPGYRLVTACVAAGLPVQCLPGPSAVTTALAVSGLPSEKFCFEGFAPRKKAARRAWLGSLAAERRTCVFFESPRRLAACLRDAVEELGGARRAAICRELTKVHEEVVRGSLDELAAWAGDGVLGEITVVLAGATPTADLPSLVARVRELVAEGIRVKDACTEVAAAHPGVRSRQLYDAVVASRRQ from the coding sequence ATGACCTCCGGTCGCCTGCTGCTGGGCGCGACTCCGCTGGGCCAGCCGTCCGACGCCTCGCCACGCCTCGTCGACGCCCTCGGCCGTGCCGACGTGGTGGCGGCGGAGGACACGCGCCGGGTCCGGACCCTGGCCAAGGCGCTCGACGTGCGGATCGCCGGCCGGGTGGTCAGCCTGTTCGACCAGGTCGAGGCCGCGCGGGTGGAGCCCCTGATCGCCGACGTCGAGGCGGGTGCGACGGTGTTGGTGGTCAGCGACGCCGGGATGCCGCTGATCAGCGACCCGGGCTATCGGCTGGTCACCGCGTGCGTTGCGGCCGGCCTGCCGGTGCAATGCCTGCCCGGGCCGTCGGCGGTGACCACCGCGCTGGCCGTCTCGGGGCTGCCGTCGGAGAAGTTCTGTTTCGAGGGCTTCGCCCCGCGGAAAAAGGCCGCCCGCCGGGCGTGGCTGGGCTCGCTGGCCGCCGAGCGACGCACGTGTGTGTTCTTCGAGTCGCCGCGCCGGCTGGCTGCGTGCCTGCGCGACGCCGTCGAAGAACTCGGCGGCGCCCGCCGCGCGGCGATCTGCCGCGAGCTGACCAAGGTCCACGAGGAGGTGGTGCGCGGGTCGCTCGACGAGTTGGCGGCGTGGGCCGGCGACGGCGTGCTCGGCGAGATCACCGTGGTGCTGGCCGGTGCCACCCCCACCGCCGACCTGCCGAGCCTGGTGGCGCGGGTGCGGGAACTCGTCGCCGAAGGGATCCGCGTGAAGGACGCATGCACCGAGGTAGCCGCCGCGCACCCGGGTGTGCGTTCGCGGCAGCTCTACGACGCCGTGGTGGCGTCACGCCGCCAGTGA
- a CDS encoding aminodeoxychorismate synthase component I: MRIDRLGDLGEVAGVLRAVGDAAGRLDLPPPAALTGDWFGSLAVIAPSLSVRPVEAGEAFAVGQADDGRAAAADAVGGGWFGYLSYPDSGADERPHRIPEAAGGWTDRVLRRDRDGQWWHESLSGAPMPDWLAGALASGPVRAGDCRIVWGGADRPAHRAGVLACLEAIRAGEVYQACVCTQLTGTVTGAPLDFFADAVARTGPARAAYLAGPWGAVASLSPELFLRRRGALVTSSPIKGTLPLDAWPSALRASAKEVAENIMIVDLVRNDLGRVATVGTVSVPELLVVRRAPGVWHLVSTVSATVPVELPMAALLDAAFPPASVTGTPKRRARELISQWERDRRGIYCGTIGLASPIAGCELNVAIRTVEFDAAGTAVLGVGGGITADSDPDAEWAECLHKASPVIGLPLIATAG, translated from the coding sequence GTGCGAATCGACCGGCTCGGGGACCTCGGTGAGGTGGCCGGGGTGCTGCGCGCGGTCGGTGACGCCGCCGGCCGGCTCGACCTTCCCCCGCCTGCCGCGTTGACCGGTGACTGGTTCGGCTCGCTCGCGGTGATTGCGCCGAGCCTCTCGGTGCGGCCGGTCGAGGCAGGCGAGGCGTTCGCGGTCGGCCAGGCCGACGACGGGCGCGCCGCGGCTGCGGACGCCGTCGGCGGCGGCTGGTTCGGCTACCTCTCTTATCCCGATTCCGGGGCCGACGAGCGGCCGCACCGGATTCCCGAAGCGGCCGGCGGCTGGACCGACCGCGTGCTGCGTCGCGACCGGGACGGGCAATGGTGGCACGAGAGCCTGTCGGGTGCGCCGATGCCGGACTGGCTGGCGGGCGCGCTGGCCTCGGGGCCGGTCCGGGCGGGCGATTGCCGGATCGTGTGGGGCGGCGCCGACCGCCCGGCGCACCGGGCCGGGGTGCTGGCCTGCCTGGAGGCGATCCGCGCCGGGGAGGTCTACCAGGCGTGCGTGTGCACACAGCTCACCGGGACGGTCACCGGGGCCCCGCTGGACTTCTTCGCCGACGCCGTCGCGCGGACGGGCCCGGCGCGGGCCGCCTACCTGGCCGGACCGTGGGGGGCGGTCGCCTCGCTGTCTCCGGAGCTCTTCCTGCGGCGGCGCGGAGCCCTGGTGACGTCCAGCCCGATCAAGGGCACCTTGCCGCTGGACGCGTGGCCGTCGGCGCTGCGCGCGTCGGCGAAGGAGGTGGCCGAGAACATCATGATCGTCGACCTGGTCCGCAACGACCTCGGCCGGGTGGCGACCGTCGGCACGGTCAGCGTGCCCGAGTTGCTGGTGGTGCGGCGCGCGCCCGGCGTGTGGCATTTGGTGTCGACGGTGTCGGCGACGGTCCCCGTCGAGTTGCCGATGGCGGCGCTGCTGGACGCCGCCTTCCCCCCCGCGTCGGTCACCGGCACCCCGAAGCGACGCGCGCGCGAGCTCATCTCGCAGTGGGAACGGGACCGGCGCGGGATCTACTGCGGCACGATCGGCCTGGCGTCGCCGATCGCCGGGTGCGAACTCAACGTCGCCATCCGCACCGTTGAGTTCGACGCGGCGGGCACCGCCGTGTTGGGGGTGGGCGGCGGGATCACGGCCGACTCCGACCCCGACGCCGAGTGGGCGGAATGCCTGCACAAGGCGTCGCCGGTGATCGGGCTGCCGCTCATCGCCACGGCGGGTTGA
- a CDS encoding putative bifunctional diguanylate cyclase/phosphodiesterase — protein MPRSLALVVTSVATQLMEATGATATQVSENVLAQLVEQFELDASFLRHHDHDIRASVLVAEWPKRVNAPDPDPMAVVHFNSADPVLARCEHGRKPVVVRASPASRRFPRRPGGAKAPPSPSVAAAPLVSGDATTGVLGFVKFGARKWKQGEISTLEAVAALFAQLQARIAAEERLRYLAEHDDLTGLHNRRALVGHLNQRLTAGSPGPVAVLYMDLDRLKPINDCLGHAAGDWFIKVFAQRIRVCAQNSMIARLGGDEFVVIPEQPMAAAAAEAFARRLGTMLCERLTIGGHMITRSVSIGVTVGVPARDDSTDVLRRADEAVLVAKRAGGNQVAVSTDDMALKSAFRNDIELHLQGDIDGEALLLHYLPEVDLWTGAIVAAEALVRWRHPIWGLLLPDSFIGVAESTNLAGQLGRWVMRSACAEFSRWRSNGVGLGAVLRINVSPAQLITRGFVECVAETIDEFGIDGGSVCLEITERAVVRDIDTTRKTLSELKEVGVQIAIDDFGTGYAVLSHLKSLPVDILKIDTGFVRDLGTNAGDLAIVRAIIGLAEAFGLQVVAEGVETPAAALTLMQLGCHRAQGFLLSRPVPGDAMEALLSARWMPMPFLADREALSMGAI, from the coding sequence TTGCCGCGCAGCCTGGCCCTCGTCGTGACCTCCGTGGCCACCCAGCTGATGGAGGCCACCGGCGCGACGGCTACCCAGGTGAGCGAGAACGTGCTGGCCCAGCTTGTCGAGCAGTTCGAGCTGGACGCCAGTTTCCTGCGCCATCACGACCACGACATCCGCGCGTCGGTGTTGGTCGCCGAGTGGCCGAAGCGCGTCAACGCGCCAGACCCGGACCCGATGGCCGTCGTGCATTTCAACAGTGCGGACCCGGTGCTCGCGCGGTGCGAGCACGGCAGGAAGCCGGTCGTGGTCCGGGCGAGCCCGGCGAGCCGCAGGTTCCCGCGCCGGCCCGGCGGGGCCAAAGCGCCGCCGTCACCCTCGGTCGCCGCGGCGCCGTTGGTCTCGGGCGACGCGACCACCGGTGTCCTCGGGTTCGTCAAATTCGGCGCCAGGAAATGGAAGCAGGGGGAGATCAGCACGCTGGAGGCGGTCGCCGCGCTGTTCGCTCAGCTGCAGGCGCGCATCGCGGCCGAGGAGCGGCTTCGTTACCTGGCCGAACACGACGACCTGACCGGTCTGCACAATCGCCGGGCGCTGGTGGGTCACCTCAACCAGCGACTGACGGCGGGAAGTCCCGGGCCGGTGGCGGTTCTGTATATGGACCTGGACCGTTTGAAGCCAATCAACGACTGCCTGGGTCACGCGGCCGGCGACTGGTTCATCAAGGTGTTCGCCCAGCGTATCCGCGTGTGCGCGCAGAACAGCATGATCGCCCGGCTGGGGGGCGACGAGTTCGTCGTCATTCCCGAGCAACCGATGGCGGCGGCGGCCGCCGAGGCGTTCGCGCGGCGGCTGGGGACCATGCTGTGCGAGCGTCTGACCATCGGGGGCCACATGATCACCCGCTCGGTGAGCATCGGCGTCACCGTCGGGGTGCCCGCGCGCGACGACAGCACCGACGTGTTGCGTCGCGCCGACGAGGCTGTTCTGGTGGCCAAACGCGCGGGCGGCAACCAGGTCGCGGTGTCCACTGACGACATGGCGCTCAAGAGCGCCTTCCGCAACGACATCGAGCTGCACCTGCAGGGTGACATCGACGGCGAGGCACTACTGCTGCATTATCTGCCCGAGGTCGACCTGTGGACGGGAGCGATCGTGGCGGCCGAGGCGCTGGTGCGCTGGCGGCACCCCATCTGGGGGCTGTTGCTGCCCGACTCGTTCATCGGGGTGGCCGAGTCGACCAACCTGGCCGGCCAGCTGGGCCGGTGGGTGATGCGAAGTGCCTGTGCGGAATTCAGCCGCTGGCGATCCAACGGGGTGGGGCTGGGCGCGGTGTTGCGGATCAACGTCTCACCCGCCCAGCTGATCACCCGCGGCTTTGTCGAATGCGTCGCCGAGACCATCGACGAGTTCGGCATCGACGGTGGATCGGTGTGCCTGGAGATCACCGAGCGCGCCGTGGTGCGCGACATCGACACCACCCGCAAGACCCTCTCGGAGCTCAAAGAGGTCGGGGTGCAGATCGCCATCGACGACTTCGGCACCGGCTATGCCGTGCTGTCGCACCTGAAGTCGCTGCCGGTCGATATCCTCAAGATCGACACCGGGTTCGTCCGCGACCTGGGCACCAACGCCGGCGACCTGGCCATTGTGCGGGCGATCATCGGCCTGGCCGAAGCCTTCGGCCTGCAGGTGGTGGCCGAAGGTGTCGAGACACCCGCCGCCGCTTTGACTTTGATGCAACTCGGATGCCATCGCGCGCAAGGGTTCCTGCTCTCCCGCCCCGTGCCGGGCGACGCCATGGAAGCCCTGCTGTCGGCGCGCTGGATGCCGATGCCCTTCCTCGCCGACCGCGAGGCGCTTTCCATGGGCGCGATCTAG
- a CDS encoding PE domain-containing protein, whose translation MPFLTTRHKATATAAGRLRGPDSAANGRRGSTSDARTVPLSADERTKRLDKQFSAYADMFESMGAQAPAVLRQLVAEFTASVEPDVAPAGVDPDARR comes from the coding sequence ATGCCGTTCCTGACCACTCGACACAAAGCCACTGCCACGGCGGCCGGCCGGCTACGGGGCCCCGATTCCGCCGCGAACGGCCGACGCGGGTCGACGTCGGACGCGCGCACGGTTCCGTTGTCGGCCGACGAACGCACGAAACGACTGGACAAGCAGTTCAGCGCGTACGCCGACATGTTCGAGTCGATGGGCGCGCAGGCCCCGGCGGTACTGCGCCAACTCGTCGCCGAGTTCACGGCGAGCGTCGAACCGGACGTCGCCCCGGCCGGTGTCGACCCGGACGCGCGACGATGA
- a CDS encoding TetR/AcrR family transcriptional regulator: MTDNGNDGRADTTRKQILRAASHQFAQRAYHDVGLDDILTEAELTKGAMYFHFRSKHALAVAIIEDQTAAGTIAVEDLLSRNLSGLETLIDFSFLLAAQDIQTDAVRAGLNLLESVGRSEGLQERLFEGWVQALAVVVEKAIADGDVNKRCSPRDVGRLVVSLHMGLRQTSNLDEPERFLLDLEKSWSLVLTGILQPNRIDYFSQFVRRRTALAITTRLSDVESD; the protein is encoded by the coding sequence ATGACCGATAACGGTAATGACGGGCGCGCGGATACGACTCGGAAACAGATCTTGCGGGCCGCATCTCATCAGTTCGCGCAGCGGGCCTATCACGACGTCGGCCTCGACGACATCTTGACCGAGGCCGAACTGACCAAGGGCGCGATGTACTTCCACTTCCGTTCCAAGCACGCCCTGGCCGTCGCGATCATCGAGGATCAGACCGCCGCCGGCACCATCGCCGTCGAAGATCTGCTCTCCCGCAACCTCTCGGGCCTCGAGACGCTGATCGACTTCTCCTTCCTGCTGGCCGCGCAGGACATCCAGACCGACGCGGTCAGGGCGGGACTGAACCTGCTGGAATCGGTGGGGCGGTCCGAGGGCCTGCAGGAGAGGTTGTTCGAGGGCTGGGTCCAGGCGCTGGCGGTGGTGGTCGAGAAGGCCATCGCCGATGGTGACGTGAACAAGCGGTGCAGCCCGCGGGACGTGGGGCGCCTGGTGGTGTCGTTGCACATGGGGCTGCGGCAGACCAGCAATCTGGACGAACCCGAGCGGTTCCTGCTGGACCTGGAGAAGAGCTGGTCGCTGGTGCTGACCGGGATCCTGCAGCCCAACCGGATCGACTACTTCAGCCAGTTCGTGCGGCGGCGTACTGCGCTCGCGATCACCACGCGCCTGAGCGACGTGGAGTCCGATTGA